The sequence cacattcaacaccccctgggaaatataaataaattattggccatcattattatcatcatcatcatcatcattattcagctatataaaatccttatctgccaccaatatatggatttatctaagcaatatccatattgaatatatatttgaataatatagatattgcttagatacatatattgctaatgatattttcacactagcggcaggacgtatccgacaggctgttcaccctgtcggatccgccctgccgctatttgcccgtgccgctggacggatccgttattgcaattcatttctagacggatccgcacctggacgacggagctgccttgcggatccggcgttgcaaaacaactgaaggacggatccgcccttcctgtctgcgcatgcgcagaacatgaaaaatgtgaaaaagactgacagagggatccatccatccacatgacaagcggatagactgatccgtccttccggtctacgcatgcacagaacatgaaaactgAAAAAGACTgaaagagggatccgtccatccgcatgacaagcggatagacggatccgttattgcaatgcatttctagatggatccgcacctggatccgtctacaaatgctgtcacttgtcacactgatcggcggatccagcaggcacgcagctccgacgacggagctgccttgcggatctggctttgcaaaacaactgaaggacggatccgcccttccggtctgcgcatgcgcagaacatgaaaactgtgaaaaagactgcaagagggatccgtccatcgacatggcaagcggatagacggatccgttattgcaatgcatttctagacggatccgcacctggatccgtctacaaatgttgtcagttgtcacactgattggcggatccggcgggcagctccgacgatggaactgcctgccggatcacactaacgctagtgtgaaagtaccataaaaaaaatccaggacttttagtcaagtggccgctcgctgtgcactgccgtgctgcgccatagctccaccaccgtcccctttatagtcaatggggacagagcggcagtccagcggcacggcaaaatagcggctggccggatccgacagggtgaacagcctgttggatcgatcctgcctctagtgtgaaagtacccttaggctccattcacacatccgcaaatgggtccacatttgttctgcaattttgcggaacgggtgcggacccattcattttctatggtgacggaatttggaattagtgcaaatacgtcctccttgatatactgtaataacagaaagaacatttttagactagaaacaaaaccaaacatgaaagaaatgtatgtaaaataacataaccttacactgtgcagctgcaatgtgacagggaggtcttctgccctgtgtgtatttatttatttttatgcaaagtgcagagcagggtgaggggaaggtcaggttgttcacgcccagaaatattcatgaggcagagctcaggctttgttgttatacgccccctcagcatgtacttcagcatgtaaacaaagcaatgacagaaccatgaaaaggtggacatatgggttttaacttgatgaaatcaagcttaaccaaattatatgtatattctgatggattttaagtgtttttttttttttttttattaactcggataacccctttaaggaaatcattcagcgggcatcctgtccccccgtatcggcaatcgccgcaaaccgcaggtcaattcagacctgctgtttgcggctttacctgcggtttgtggcggcgatcgggcgtgccatcgggtccccatggggctgtgggggggacccgatggcatggaaggcagtgtgatgccttcctgaggcattgcgctgccttccgtgaagagcctgtgagatccagccccctggatctcacaggcaccggaagctgtatgagtaatacacaccgtattaggcctcatgcacacggactgggttttttgcggtccgccaaacggatttccgttgttcagtgatccgtgactgttttttcttccgtgggtcttccttgatttttggaggatccacggacatggaaaaaaaagacattttggtgtccgcctggccgtgcggagccaaacggatcagtcctgacttacaatgcaagtcaatggggacggatccgtttgacgttgacacaatatggtgcaattgcaaacggatccgtcccccattgactttcaatgtaaagtcaggagttaatataccataggatcagagttttttccaatccgatggtatattttaacttgaagcgtctggGAacccctctgttagaatataccatcagatttgagttagatcgtgaaaactcatatccgacagtatattctaacacagaggcgttcccatagtgatggggacgcttcaagttagaatttactaagaactttgtacatgactgccccctgctgcctggcagcacccgatcttacagggggctgtgatccgcacaattaaccccttaggtgccgcacctgaggggttaattgtgcgtatcatagccccctgtaagagatcgggggctgccaggcaggagggggcagacccccctcccctgtatttaactcattggtgaccagtgcggcctcccccccccctaattaaaatcaccttcccccatcattggtggccagtgcggcccccctccctccccagtattatattcattggtggccagtgcggcctcccctctctctcccccccccctaattaaaatcacacacccccccatcattggtggccagtgcggcctcccctctccccccccctctaattaaaatcacacatcccccatcattggtggccagtgcggcccccctccctccccagtattatattcattggtggccagtgcggcctcccctctcctcccccccccctattaaaatcaccttcccccatcattggtggcagcagagagttccgatcggagtcccagtttaatcgctggggctccgatcggtaaccatggcaaccaggacgctactgcagtcctggttgccatggttacttagcaattttagaagcattatacttaccttcgctgtctgtgactggccgggcgctcctcctactggtaagtgaaaggtctgtgccgcgcattgcctatagcacagacctgtcacttaccagtaggaggagcgcccagccggacacagacatcgcaggtaagtataatgcttcaaaaaattgctaagtaaccatggcaaccaggacggcagtagcgtcctggttgccatggttaccgatcagagccccagcgattaaactgggactccgatcggaactctccgctgccgccaatgatgggggaaggtgattttaattgggggggggggagaggggaggccgcactggccaccaatgatggggggggggggtgtgattttaattaggggggggggagagaggggaggccgcactggccaccaatgatggggggggtgtgattttaattagggggggggagagaggggaggccgcactggccaccaatgaatataatactggggagggaggggggccgcactggccaccaatgatgggggaaggtgattttaattagggggggggggggaggccgccctggtcaccaatgagttaaatacaggggaggggggtatgccccctcctgcctggcagcccccgatctcttacagggggctatgatacgcacaattaacccctcaggtgcggcacctaagggggttaattgtgcggatcacagccccctgtaagatcgggtgctgccaggcagcagggggcagtcatgtacacagttcgtagtatattctaacttgaagcgttcccatcactatgggaacgcctctgagttagaatatactgtcgtatatgagttttcacgaagtgaaaactcagctctgaaaaagcttttatgcagacggatcttgcggatccgtctgtgtgaaagtagcctacggccacggacgtggatgccaatcttgtgtgcatccgtgttttttcacggacccattgacttgaatgggtccgtgaaccgttgtccgtcaaaaaaataggacaggtcatatttttttgactgacaggaaacacggatcacggccgcggataaacaacggtgcattttccgagttttcaacggacccattgaaagtcaatgggtccgcagaaaatcacggaaaacggaacaacggccacggatgcacacaacggtcgtgtgcatgaggccttactcatacagccaatgcattccaatacagaagtattggaatgcgttgtaaaggattagacccccaaaagttcaagtcccaaagtgggacaaaaaaaaaagttgaaaaaataaagttttccccccaaaaaattacgtttcaagtaaaaataaacaaaaacgtcattttccccaaataaagttaaaaaaaaaataggggggggggggggggaagtatacatattaggtatcgccgcgtccgtatcgactggctctataaacatatcacatgacctaacccctcagacgaacaccgtaaaaaatataaaataaaaactgtgctaaataaaccatttgtcaccttacatcacaaaaagtacaacagcaagcgatcaaaaaagcgtttgcccaccaaaatagtaccaatctaaccgtcccctcatcccgcaaaaaatgagcccctaccggcgacaatcgcccaaaaaattaaaaaaaactatggctcagaatatggagacactaaaacatcattttttttttttttttaaaagctgttattgtgtaaaacttacataaataaaaaaaatgtatacatattaggtatcgccgcgtccgtatcgacaggctctataaaaatatcacatgacctaacccctcagatgaacaccgtaaaaaatttaaaataaaaactgtgctaaataaacaattttttgtcaccttacatcacaaaaagtgtaatagcaagcgatcaaaaagtcacacgcaccccaaaatagtgcaaataaaactgtcatctcatcccgcaaaaatcataccctacccaaggtaatcgcccaaaaactgaaaaaattatggctctgactatggaaacactaaaacatgattttttttttttgcttcaaaaaagaaatccttgtgtaaaacttacataaataaaaaaaagtatacatattaggtattgccgcatccgtgacaacctggtctataaaaatatcacatgatctaacctgtcagatcaatgttgtaaataaaaaataaactgtgccaaaactatttcttgttatcttgcctcacaaaaagtgtaatatagagcaaccaaaaatcatatgtaccctaaactactaccaacaaaactgccaccctatcccatagtttttaaaatggggccacttttttggagtttctactctaggggtgcatcagaggggcttcaaataggacatggtgttaaaaaaaactagtccagcaaaatctgccttccaaaaaccgtatggcattcctttccttctgcgccgtgtgccggtacagctgtttactaccacatatggggtgtttctataaactacagaatcagggccataaatattgagttttctttggctgttaatccttgctttgttactgggaaaaatagattaaaatggaaaatttgccaaaaaattgaaattctgaaatttcatctccatttgtcaataactcttgtgtaacacctaaagggtttaaaaatgtttgtaaaatctgttttgaataccttgaggggtgtagtttcttagatggggtcacttttatggagtttctactctagggttgcatcagggggcttcaaatggggacATGGtcgaaaaacagtccagcaaaatctgccctccaaaaaccgtatggcattcctttccttctgcgccctgtcgtgtgcccgtacagtagtttacgaccacatatcgggtgtttctgtaaactacagatttagggccataaatattgagtttggtttggctgttaacccttgctttgtaactggaaaaaaattattaaaatggaaaatctgccaaaaaagtaaaattttgaaattgtatttctattttccattaattcttgtggaacacctaaagggttaacaaagtctgtaaaatcagttttgaataccttaaggggtgtcgtttatagaatagggtcatttgggtggtttctattatgtaagcctcgaaaaagtgacttcagacctgaactggtccctaaaaattgggtttttgtaaatttctgaaaaatttcaagatttgcttctaaacttctaagccttgtaacatccccaaaaaataaaatatcattcccaaaatgatccaaacatgaagtagacatatggggaatgtaaagtaataactatttttggaggtattactatgcattttagaagtaaagaaattgaaacttggaaatttgcaatttttttttacaaattcttggtaaatttgcaatttttttataaataaaatgaatgaattttttggacttcattttaccagtgtcatgaagtacaatatgtgacgaaaaaacaatctcagaatggcctggataagtcagtgttttaaagttatcagcacttaaagtgacactggtcagatttgcaaaaaatggccaagtccgtaaggtgaaatagggctgagtccttaaggggttaaggtagacctcagttatttgttgttttttttgtcttttatttttttttatttctcataGTTTATCATCTAAATTCATTTTTTTACCAACAGCAGAGGAGCCGGAGCGTAAAAGAAAGAAGGGCCCTGCACCCAAGATGCTCGGCAATGAAGTGTGCAGTGTGTGCGGAGACAAGGCTTCTGGCTTTCATTACAACGTGCTGAGCTGTGAGGGCTGCAAAGGCTTCTTCAGGCGTAGTGTCATGAAAAATGCCAAGTATACCTGCAAGAACAACGGCAAATGTCAGATGGACATGTACATGCGCCGCAAGTGCCAGGAATGCAGACTTCGGAAGTGCAGAGAGGCTGGCATGCGGGAACAGTGTAAGTGAGAAAAGATTCTTGCCGCGACAAAGCTGTGCGGTTAAACGGCTCTTTCATAATCCTGACAGAATTGTTTGGGTTGGAGTTTCCCTTTTAATTCTGCTCCAGCAGTCAGCTTGGTTCTTTCCATAGGGATTTCCTATTTCATGAAAATGATGTCCACAATTAATTTTTTTCAAGTTTCCCCTCCCCACCTCGGTAGGACCTGCTCCCTGCCACTATGTTCTGGGCTGTCTTCACTGCACTTCCATTCCCTGCATATAAACTTCTTGCATGGATGGGGTCATGTGtgtcactgcagccaatgactggcctcagaggTGACATGACCCAGCAGTGATCGATCACAGCTGAGGCCAGTCGTCCTGTACATGTAGCAAAAGTATATTTGTGGGGACTGGGAGTGCAGTGAAGACAGCCCGGTGCTGACAAGGAGTAGTTAACTggggttatccaaaccctatAACGCCCCCCTCTAATGCCCAATGCCCGGGCTcctcacacaggttgtacttGCCTTGTTCCCTGGCACCtgcgtcgcttctgatgcccgcactgccccagctgcatctccccgtcgcacaATTAAAACATGCGGgtgtcagccaatagcaggccaagatggggacgagccttcctagcatcaCTCGTCATGCTAGGAAGTCTCGTCCCTATTGCAGATTGCTATAACGCGGCTGTCGGGGAGCAAGCTACGTACCACCtgagtgaggggcccgggcattataCGGGTTGGATAAGTATAGATCCCTTCATAAGTCTTGCTTGGTGGTGATggtgtattaaaaaaataaaataatggacaacccatttaaccttTGTATAATGAAAAACTCTGGCATGTAATTTATTCTTTGTTTCATTTCCTCACCGCTTCATAATcactttgctgtcagtgaatggaagcatTCTTGAGATGCAAAAGCTGAGAATCCGTACAGACCTAATAATTCACAGcggagttgtatccagtctagacattcCTCTGTCCTATAACAAGGGTTTACTTCAGACCATTAAACATGAGCGCAGGCCGGCTCACGGAGGATTGTCTACGCTAAAAACAATAGCAGAAATCTGCTAACAGGAGCATTCGGTCTGTGTTGCTTTTTACTTTGACAGAGCCATTTACTCTTCACAGCTTTCATCTGTTGCAGTTCCTTCCTCTTTTCCTTTGTTATTCTTAGTCCTGCCAGACGTTTGTACAGTCAGGTTGTCTGAGTTATTAAAATAGTCAGCATTTGTGATGAAATGACTATTTTATCCCCTGCCGCCTTCAGCACTGCCTCTCCAATCCTCTgccgctgcagcagtaacatgccCATATACCACAAACTCCTCTGCAGCCAGTCCATGGCCTCAGTAGTGTTTGTCACATGATTGCTGaggtcagtgactggctgcagtggtcatgtggagCATATAGGTACATCATCGCTGAAGCCAAACACAGCATGCAGGGAGAATTGGAAAAGCAGAAGTACGAAGTGGTGGGGGATAAAAATAGGATAGTATATTatgattattatatattattaaaacgtcattcattccatggtgctgtacatatgaaaagaggTGTACATACATAGTAAAGGGAAAGCATGAAtacgacgagttacaaactggtacggaaggagagaggaccctgcctgtgaaggcttacaatctacaagggatgggGGTAAAGCTGGTTGTACAGCGGTATAGCAACATcagggttactgtaggttgtagACTTTTGGTAAtatatgttggggtagagagttccagagtatgggggatgccagGGAGAAATCTTGAAGACAATTGTGGGAAGAGCAGACAAGAGGAGAGTAGAGAATGAGGTTTTGTGAAGATCTGAGATTGCTTGTGGGAAGGTATGGGGAGATCAGGTCACggatgtatggaggggacaggttgggGACGGCCTTGTATATCGTAGTaaatgttttgtactgtattctcTGGGCATTAGGGAGCCATTGAAGGGACTTACCGATAAAAgagggagaggtggattagtcgggcagcagagttgagactAGAtttgaggggtgcgagagtgctagatgggaggccacagaggaggatgttgcaggagaTGATaatggcatgtacaagcatttatgctgactactgggtgagaAATGtgtggatgcgggagatgtttttgttgGAAGCAGCAGGAGGTGGAATGGGCTTGGATGTTATAAATGCTACCTTGGCTGAAATTTTTTAGTAACTGACGACTGATCATGCATTCATGTTATCTCTCTCATCGTTCTGTCAGGTGTGCTTTCTGAAGAGCAGATCCGAAGTAAAAAGATCAAGAAACAGCAACAAGAGGAAGATGTGGTTCGATCCTCTGCAGTTTTAATTCCACCCAGTCCATTGGTggtcactcaggatgttgtacagCTAACACCACAGCAAGAAGTAATGATCCAGCAACTTGTCTCCGCACAGCAACAATGCAACAAGCGGTCCTTTAGTGATCAGCCCAAAGTAACGGTAGGATCCCTAACAAGTCTTTGCACTTTCTATCCTTCTGGGAATTACTTCGCTGAGCAACCTATGATTCTCAGTTGGTTTACATAACCTGTTTAAACATCTTTTGCAGAAGTTTGACTTTTTAGCCTGGGGAGTCCTCCTGTATGAACCACAGAGGAGAGCACCTATGGAGTTCTTTGGTTTCTCTCTAGAGGACCTACCCTCTCCATGGATTTCATGGACATTCCCTCCATTTACACTGGTGCATGCGCAGTTTGTCCCCAGTGTAAGTGGAGGCCGCTAATGGACGAGACACTCCACAGGAAGCAGGCGAGCAGACCTGAAAGTAACCATAAATTAGGCTTATTAAACTATTGGACTCCAGTGCCGATGGTTTAGAAATGCCCCTTACTCGCTGCATGCATATGCTGTACACAGCTGTACTTCctgtttaatactgaaaaaatggGTGCAATTCCTGTTGTAATGGCTCAGACGCTGTATGTTGCCTTTTGTGACTTTTGTTAGATGACAGCACGGCTCACAGACATCAATTTCATATCCTCATTTCCCCCGTGTAGCCGATTCAGCACTTTCCTTTCCTCTCACATTTATAGCTTATGCTCTTTGTGCCTCCTAAGGACTTTATCCTCACAATCTCTCCTCTTCTTCCTTTTCAGCCATGGCCTCTTGCAAACGACCCCAATAGCAGGGAAGCCCGCCAACAGCGCTTTGCTCACTTTACAGAGCTTGCCATCATCTCTGTGCAAGAGATTGTGGATTTTGCCAAACAAGTCCCAGGTTTTTTGGAGCTATCTCGAGAGGATCAGATAGCGCTTCTTAAAGCATCCACCATTGAGGTAAAAAAACGTCTACAAGTCAGCTGGTGAAAGTTGAGGCAGTTGCCTTTAATTGCAATGAAGAATGGTTTTCAAGAGGGATGGTCTTCTCAAAGAATATGGCCAGTGTGCGTTTTGTATGATGGATTGTAAGTCACCTGAAATAACCGGTCTAGATAAAGAATTCTAAAAACCCACAGCCACCATGAGTTCAACTGATAACCCTCTACTCCTCATATTATCCTATTCTATTGGTTATGAGACTTAAAGGGACTTTCTGGGAGGGGGGGATGTAAAGGAACAAAAAGTCCTGGAAACCCTCTTTAAAGACTTCTCATTGCCCCGAATATGTGGAGGTGAATGGGgcaccagatccctgtataagcCTAATGGAGTTTTATGCCCTTCCACTGCAAGTGGTGCCCTTGATTCTCCCCCACAGGCTTTGTTTGCTTGGCCGGAGCGATGACATGCCCTTATACTctccacatgactgctgcagccagtataTCTGTATACCAATAAGGCTGTGGGCATCCCATCGCTGCAGCCAAGAACATGACATCGTAGCTGCAGCACTGGAATCGGTGGGAGCCTTAATTAGGCGAGTATACATTCTTCTATAATTTTAGCACAATTACTGCCTTGGGGGACATTTTTAATGACTCGGACAaccctataaatatattacaaagtGCTATGTGATGTTAACACGGGTTACTATTCCTAGCGATCAGACATTGGAGAGGGCATGCATGGTATTATTTAATGTgatatgctgggacttgtagtttcccAGCAGTTTTGGATACACGTGTAGACCATTCCTCCTCAGCATCCTGCTTTTATTCATCAACAGATCATGTTGTTGGAGACAGCGAGGCGTTACAATCATGAGACCGAATGTATAACCTTCCTGAAAGACTTCACATACAGCAAGGATGACTTCCACCGAGCAGGTGAGTTGTATACGGTTTCTCATTCACATTGCCCTACTTGGAATCTGTATGTACATATCCATAATATTGTGCCCTTGGCTTGCTGTGGACTTTGATTTTAATATACGGTTTCCTGTCGATTCTATGTGATGCATTATTCCTAGGGGAAGACGGGGCACATGCAGAGGTACCATGCGGTAGCATACAgagtacaattcccaccatgccctgctgatagctgtaggcagtctgggcatgtggggagttgtagttttgcaacagctggagagccgcaggttggccataccTGCATTATGGTCTCTGTATTCAGAAAATCCCATAGCATATGATGGTTGCAGTTTAGTGTCCTTATTAGGGCCTTGATATCGAAATTGCTTAATGACTTGATTGAGATTGGTTCGGCTACTAGGCCCCACTTTTCTGTGAACAGGTCCTTGCACACCTGACTGCGAAATGGTCACACGTCATTTTTTATTGAAATCATTGGGATTTACGGAAAACGTCTAATGAAATTGCTCCTATACATTCCAATGAAGAATAAATGCGCACACGTTCTTAGGAACTTTGGGGCTATCAGCTTCTGGACCTCCGCAGGTCAGACTTGTGTTAAAGTTTTCAATTGGAACCAAGTAAAAAGAAAATTCAGCTGCTGTTTCGTACTTGTTATGGCAGCCCGGTTGTTCTTATATTCCCCCTCAGAATGTCGACCTATTGTGTCAAGTGCCGGTGAAAGAAGCCACTTCTAGAGTGATTGCTGGCAGTGGTCCCCAACTTTTCTTACCTTGAGAGCCACATACAGAGCAGAGAGATGGTTGTGAACTACATTTAACACAAATCCATATAACCAATAGGAAATGCCTGAAAATGGTTCCAAATAGCAGTGAATCAGTTCAGTGGGAGACCTGACGCTGCATATTTTCTGCTGGTCTTACAAAATCAGGATTATATTTGGGGACAGTTGTCCACACCTGGGTGACTGCATGTGTATATCTGTCatgtgggttatattcagattttAATATCCAGTTTCCTCCTGTAGTGCCTTTATtagtaatgtcccctatagtgctcccagttagggctctttcacacgagtggatgctgt is a genomic window of Bufo bufo chromosome 1, aBufBuf1.1, whole genome shotgun sequence containing:
- the LOC121002241 gene encoding oxysterols receptor LXR-beta-like, coding for MSATAVNGSDVSLDGESFHPVDTILLDSASSVKLHIKEERSESLGSSAPNENEILGTDGEGSSHSTAEEPERKRKKGPAPKMLGNEVCSVCGDKASGFHYNVLSCEGCKGFFRRSVMKNAKYTCKNNGKCQMDMYMRRKCQECRLRKCREAGMREQCVLSEEQIRSKKIKKQQQEEDVVRSSAVLIPPSPLVVTQDVVQLTPQQEVMIQQLVSAQQQCNKRSFSDQPKVTPWPLANDPNSREARQQRFAHFTELAIISVQEIVDFAKQVPGFLELSREDQIALLKASTIEIMLLETARRYNHETECITFLKDFTYSKDDFHRAGLQVEFINPIFEFSRGMRQMQLDDAEYALLIAINIFSADRPNVQNHQLVENLQLPYVEALHSYTRIKRPQDHLMFPRMLMKLVSLRTLSSVHSEQVFALRLQDKKLPPLLSEIWDVHE